A portion of the bacterium genome contains these proteins:
- a CDS encoding redox-sensing transcriptional repressor Rex: MESYKIPRKSVERLSIYRRILMGIMDAGFTTVSSRELAERAGLNSAQVRKDLVYFGQFGTPGMGYNVSMLHRAITRIMGLHKRIPVALTGVGNLGQALLSYPGFKERGFIIESIFDNDHEKVGKIKNGLKIRDEKNISSEIKNKKIKVGIIATPSPVAQSAANKLIKGGIKGILNFAPIELKVPSGITVVNVALCEKLEMLSYYLSKRKLL; encoded by the coding sequence ATGGAAAGCTACAAAATTCCGAGAAAGTCAGTAGAAAGATTATCCATATATAGGCGGATTTTAATGGGAATAATGGACGCAGGTTTTACAACTGTCTCTTCTCGCGAACTTGCGGAAAGAGCTGGACTCAACTCTGCTCAAGTGAGAAAAGATCTTGTATATTTTGGCCAATTCGGAACACCTGGAATGGGATACAATGTTTCAATGCTTCACAGGGCAATTACGAGGATAATGGGTTTGCATAAAAGAATTCCTGTGGCCTTAACAGGCGTTGGCAATCTAGGACAGGCCTTATTATCATATCCTGGATTTAAGGAACGTGGTTTTATAATAGAGTCTATTTTTGATAATGATCATGAAAAGGTTGGAAAGATAAAAAATGGATTAAAAATACGAGATGAGAAAAATATTAGCAGTGAAATTAAAAATAAGAAGATCAAGGTAGGTATTATTGCAACACCTTCCCCTGTGGCGCAGTCCGCTGCTAATAAGTTAATTAAAGGAGGGATTAAGGGAATATTGAATTTTGCTCCAATAGAACTTAAAGTCCCCTCAGGAATAACAGTAGTTAACGTGGCGTTGTGCGAAAAGCTGGAAATGTTGTCCTATTATTTATCAAAAAGGAAATTGTTATGA